GCGTCAGGTTTGACGGCGCTGGCGATGGCCGCTGACCGTATCCGCGTAGGTGAATCCGATGTGATGATCGCGGGCGGCTGCGAATCCATGAGCATGGTGCCGATGATGGGCAACAAGCCGTCGATGTCGCCGCACATCTTCGATCGCAACGAAGACATCGGCATCGCCTACGGCATGGGCCTGACGGCCGAGAAGGTCGCCGAGCGCTGGAAGATCAGCCGCGAAGCGCAAGACGCGTTCTCGGTCGAATCGCACCGTCGCGCCATCGCCGCGCAGCAAGCTGGCGAATTCAACGACGAAATCGCCGCGTACACGATCACCGAGCGTTTTCCCCGACCTCGCCACCGGCGAAGTGCGCATCAAGACGCGTGAAGTTTCGCTCGACGAAGGTCCGCGTGGCGACACGTCGATGGAAGGCCTGGCCAAGCTGCGCACCGTGTTCGCCAACAAGGGTTCGGTGACGGCGGGCAACAGCTCGCAGACGTCGGACGGCGCGGGCGCGTTGATCGTCGTGTCGGAAAAGATGCTGAAGGAATTCAACCTGACGCCGCTCGCCCGTTTCGTCAGCTTCGCCGTGCGCGGCGTGCCGCCGGAAATCATGGGTATCGGTCCGAAGGAAGCGATTCCGGCCGCACTGAAGGCTGCCGGCCTGAAGATCGAGGACATGGACTGGATCGAACTGAATGAAGCGTTCGCCGCGCAATCGCTGGCGGTGATTCAGGACCTCGGTCTCGATCCGTCGAAGATCAACCCGCTGGGCGGCGCGATCGCACTCGGCCACCCGCTGGGCGCGACCGGCGCGATCCGTGCGTCGACGGTTGTGCACGGCCTGCGCCGTCGCAACTTCAAGTACGGCATGGTGACCATGTGCGTCGGCACCGGCATGGGTGCGGCGGGCATCATCGAACGTCTGTAATCGTGTTTGCCGGGGTCCCCGCAGTGATCCTCGTAGTGACCACCCAGGGACCGCCGAAACGGTTCGCAGGCCGCTTGGCTTGCGAACCGTTTTTTCATTCAGCAGCAACCAGGAGTACGAGAAGATGACAATGGATATTCTGGTCGAGCGCGCCGACGGCGTGCTGACGATTGCCTTCAACCGGCCCGACAGGAAAAACGCGATTACGGCCGCGATGTATCAGACGATGGCCGACGCACTCGTCGAAGCGCATGGCGATGCATCGATTCGGGCGATTCTGATTCGTGGCAGCGCCGGTATCTTCAGTGCCGGCAACGATCTCGAAGACTTCATGAAGACGCCGCCGGACGGCGAAAACGCGCCGGTATTCCAGTTCCTGCGTGCCATCAGTTCGGCGGAAAAGCCGGTAGTGGCGTCGGTGGCGGGGCCGGCGGTCGGCATCGGCACGACGCTTCTCTTGCACTGCGATCTGGTTTATGCCGCGAATACAGCGAGCTTTTCGCTGCCGTTCACGCAACTTGGGTTGTGTCCGGAAGCCGCGTCGAGTTTGCTGTTGCAGCGCGTGGGCGGTTATCAGGCCGCAGCGGAAAAGCTGCTGCTCGGCGAAGCTTTCGACGCCGCCGAAGCGCAACGCATGGGCTTCGTGAACCGCGTGCTGCCCGCGGCTGAAGTCGATGCGTTCGCCGCCGCGCAAGCGGCGAAGCTGGCGGCGCTGCCGGCGTCGTCGCTGCGGGTGACGAAGAGCCTGATGAAGCGAGCGAGCCAACAGGCAGTGCAGACGCAGATGGCCGAAGAGGCAGTTCACTTCGGCAAGATGCTGCTCGCGCCGGAAGCGCGCGAGGCGTTCAAGGCGTTCTTCGAGAAGCGCAAGCCGGACTTCCGGCAGTTCGATTGATCTGGCTCTGGCTGCTGTAAGGCTCAGGCGCCTGAAAATATTTCAGGCGCCCGAAGCGCTCAAGGTTGCGCCGGCTGCAAGGTGTCGTAGTCGACGTAGCTGGTTTCCCGGCAAAAGCTGACAAGGCGCACCCCCGCTTTGCGGGCAATCGCAATCGCCAGCGACGACGGCGCCGAAATCGTCGCGACCATCGGCACGTCGACACGCGCCGCTTTGCGCACCAGCTCGTAGCTGGCGCGGCTCGACAAAAACACGAACCCCTCTTTGGTATCCGCTCGGTCGAGCACCAGCTGGCCGATCAGCTTGTCGAGCGCGTTGTGACGGCCGACGTCTTCGAACGCGTAGCGAATCGCGCCTGCCGCGTCGCACCATGCGGCGGCGTGCAGGCCGCCGGTCAGGCGCGTCAGGGCCTGGTGTTCCGGCAACTCGCGCGCGGCACGCGCGATCGCATCCGGCGCGAGCCGTTGCAGAAAGCCGGTGTCGGGCACACGTTCCGGTTTGAGATCCAGCAGATCGATGCTTTCGATCCCGCATACGCCGCAGCCGGTGCGCCCGGCGAGCGCGCGGCGCTTTTCCTTCAGCGCGACGAACGCTTGCTGCACCACTTTCAATTGCACTTCGGCATGCGGCAATTCGTCATCGTCGTGCAGCTCGACCTCGATGTCCTGAATGTCACTGCCGCGTTCCACGATCCCTTCCGAAATCGCAAAACCGACCGCGAACGCTTCCAGATCGCGCGGCGTGCACATCATCACCGCGTGCGAGATGCCGTTGAAGACGAGCGCCACCGGCCACTCCTGACCGACGTGATCGGTGACGGTTTCGACCGCCGCGCCGCGATGCCGGTGCACCTGGCGCTCCACGGCGCCCGGCTGCCCGGCGGTTTCCAGTTCGTTCAAGCTACTTCACTCCTTTCATGCGGCGCGCGTTTGAGCGGCTTGCAGCCTTGTCCGGCAACGCGAAGCGGTGCCAGACCACGCTGCTATCGCGCAAATAAGGTTCTAAAATACCTCAAGCTGGGCTTGAGCGTTGCCCGCCACCAAAGAGGATGACTGTCATGGCACTCAACGAAGCACCGCTGCTGTTCAACTTCGAAGTCGCGTCGTCGGAGAATTTCACCTACATCCCGATGTCGGTGCGCTTCAATCTCGACCGCTTCGGGCTGCGCATCACGCTCGCGCAGTGGCAGTTGCTGCCGCTCGAAGACCGCAAGCTGCTGGCGCGATTTCCGGTCGAGGAAGACGCGGAAATCGAGCCGAATTTCGACCACGCGCTGTTCGAGATGCTGCGCACGCATGCGAATGTCGAGCCGGACTGGTTTACGCCTGAGGAAGCACCTGCCTGGCGCCGCACCGATGCCGTACCGGAAGATGTTGCACACCAGGCGGGACTCGCCGGCTTGCCCACGCCGGGCGTCGCCCAATGGGCCGAACTTGGGCCGTTCAAGCGCTACGTGCTCGCCAAATTGTCGCGCAAGCCGGAAGGCAACCACGACTTCATCCCCGCGATGAAGGAATTTGGAGCGGCCGGCTAGGCGCGGCCGGCCAGGTGCGACCGGCCAGGTGCGACCGGCCAGGCACGAATTTTTTCACCTCACACCCTTAATCTGTTCCGAACCCTGCCGTTATCCATGGGTTGGCGCGTAAAAAGACTCGAATCGATGCGACCCGACGCACCGAACGCGACCCCGTGCTCCCGCCCTCAGAACGATTGACGTTCGGAACCCATGACTCCTTTTTTATCGAAGCGGCTGCTGATCAATCTGGCAGTCGTCGCCGCTGCGGTCGGCGCGAACGCGTTCGTCGCTTATACGCAGATTTGCGGCCAGCGCGACGCTGACGCGCGCATGTTGCGCTCGACGAGCGTGCGTCAGCATCTCGACGCCTACCATACGGCGCTGGATAGCGGGCTAGCCGCGCTCGGCCGTTTCGAAGCCTCGGGTGAGGCCGCACCGGTCAACGAGGCCGCTGCCATGGCGACCTCGCTGACCGGTCTGGAGCGCGAGTTGCGCAAAGAACTCGCGGACGAACCGGTCCTGCTCGACACGCTCGCCAAACTGAGTACGGACAGTCACGCGCTGCAACACGATATCGACGATGCGCTGTTGAAGAGCGCCCGCGCGACGCCGAACGAATCGCGCGCGTGGGCGGCATCGACCTACACGCATCTCGGGCTGGGCCTCGGCCGGGTGGAAGCCGGTCTGACGGTGTTGCGCAAGCAGGAGAATGAGGTGTTGCAGGCGTCGCTTGCGGCCTCCGCGAACGAAACCCAGCGCGCCATGTTTCTGCTGATCGTGACGATGCTTGCCGGCAGCGCACTTCTGATCTTCACGTTCGGCGCCCGCGAAAGCCGTGCGCGCGAGAAACTGCGGACCGTCCGCGCGCTCAGCCGCCACGACGAGCGTTTTCGCGGCCTGTTCGACGATCATCCGGTGCCGATGTACATCTTCGAGCGCGAGACGCTGCGCTTTCTCGCGGTCAATGCGGCCGCGATCCAGCAATACGGTTACTCGGAAAGCGAATTTCTCGGCATGACGATTCGCGCGATCCGGCCAAATGGCGAAATCTCGCGCCTCGAATCGCATCTGCAGCGCAGCGACATCCCGCATCAGGGCCGCACGATGGCGGGTGTCTGGCATCACCGGCGCAAGGACGGGTCGATGATCAGCGCCGACATTTCGTATCACGCGCTCAACTTCATGGGCCGCGCCGCCTTCTTCGTGCTGGCCGACGACGTCACCGAACAGATCAACGCCGAAGCCGAAGCGCAGCGTTCGAACCAGATGCTCGAGACGGTGATCGACAACATTCCGCAGCGGATTTTCTGGAAGGATCAGGCATCGCGCTATCTTGGCTGCAATATGGCGTTCGCGCGCGATGCGGGGCTCTCCTACCCTGAGCAGGTGGTCGGCAAGAGCGACAGCGATATGCCCTGGCGCGCCTTCGCCGGCCTGCTGAACGAGCACGATAAAGAGGTGGTGACCACCGGCGTGCCGAAGATGAATTTCGAGGTCGACCTGGTGATCGACGGCGTGCATCGCACCACGGTCACGAGCAAGCTGCCGTTTACCGACAGCGACGGCCGCGTGATCGGCGTCCTCGGGTCCTACACGGACATTACCGAGCGCAAGCGCGCCGATCTGGCCTTGCGTTTGCAAAGCCGCGCGCTCGATGCCAGCGTCAACGCGATTCTGATTACCGCGCCGTCGCCGTCAGGCAATCTGATCGAATACGTGAACCCCGCGTTCATGCGCATCACCGGTTACGATCCCGCCGAAGTGATCGGTCACGATTGCCGGGTGCTGCAACGCGACGATCGCGAGCAGGAAGGCGTCGCGCTGATCCGCCAGGCGCTGGCCGCGAACCGCGAGGTGAGCGCCGTGGTGCGCAACTATCGCAAGGACGGCGCGCTGTTCTGGAATCAGCTGTTCATCG
The sequence above is drawn from the Paraburkholderia sp. BL23I1N1 genome and encodes:
- the fdhD gene encoding formate dehydrogenase accessory sulfurtransferase FdhD; this encodes MNELETAGQPGAVERQVHRHRGAAVETVTDHVGQEWPVALVFNGISHAVMMCTPRDLEAFAVGFAISEGIVERGSDIQDIEVELHDDDELPHAEVQLKVVQQAFVALKEKRRALAGRTGCGVCGIESIDLLDLKPERVPDTGFLQRLAPDAIARAARELPEHQALTRLTGGLHAAAWCDAAGAIRYAFEDVGRHNALDKLIGQLVLDRADTKEGFVFLSSRASYELVRKAARVDVPMVATISAPSSLAIAIARKAGVRLVSFCRETSYVDYDTLQPAQP
- a CDS encoding enoyl-CoA hydratase, translated to MTMDILVERADGVLTIAFNRPDRKNAITAAMYQTMADALVEAHGDASIRAILIRGSAGIFSAGNDLEDFMKTPPDGENAPVFQFLRAISSAEKPVVASVAGPAVGIGTTLLLHCDLVYAANTASFSLPFTQLGLCPEAASSLLLQRVGGYQAAAEKLLLGEAFDAAEAQRMGFVNRVLPAAEVDAFAAAQAAKLAALPASSLRVTKSLMKRASQQAVQTQMAEEAVHFGKMLLAPEAREAFKAFFEKRKPDFRQFD
- a CDS encoding EAL domain-containing protein; translation: MTPFLSKRLLINLAVVAAAVGANAFVAYTQICGQRDADARMLRSTSVRQHLDAYHTALDSGLAALGRFEASGEAAPVNEAAAMATSLTGLERELRKELADEPVLLDTLAKLSTDSHALQHDIDDALLKSARATPNESRAWAASTYTHLGLGLGRVEAGLTVLRKQENEVLQASLAASANETQRAMFLLIVTMLAGSALLIFTFGARESRAREKLRTVRALSRHDERFRGLFDDHPVPMYIFERETLRFLAVNAAAIQQYGYSESEFLGMTIRAIRPNGEISRLESHLQRSDIPHQGRTMAGVWHHRRKDGSMISADISYHALNFMGRAAFFVLADDVTEQINAEAEAQRSNQMLETVIDNIPQRIFWKDQASRYLGCNMAFARDAGLSYPEQVVGKSDSDMPWRAFAGLLNEHDKEVVTTGVPKMNFEVDLVIDGVHRTTVTSKLPFTDSDGRVIGVLGSYTDITERKRADLALRLQSRALDASVNAILITAPSPSGNLIEYVNPAFMRITGYDPAEVIGHDCRVLQRDDREQEGVALIRQALAANREVSAVVRNYRKDGALFWNQLFIAPVPNAEGVITHHIGVINDVTDLIRYQEQLEYQANYDSLTRLPNRNLLRDRLQHALIVAQRHHKGVAVVFIDLDGFKNVNDSLGHSVGDRLLGVVAERLARCTRTSDTVARHGGDEFVIVMTDTVDEQSLIAWMERVRASISEPVWLDGTELYVGCSMGASLFPQDGEDAETLVKKADLAMYRAKDMGRNTFQFYQPEMNASAGARLNLERRLRRALRDNEFLLHYQPQVDIGSGQIVGTEALVRWRDPEVGLVLPSLFIPVAEESGLIGPLSEWVLREACRQNKAWQDEGLPPARVSVNLSARVFQQRDIAKLVMQVLAETGLEPQYLELELTESTIMRNAEEAVSMLNELHALGIGLAIDDFGTGYSSLSYLKRFPVDRLKIDRSFVSDIGVSGDDETITSAIIALAHSLKLQVIAEGVETLAQLDFLKERACDEMQGYYFAKPLSTDAISALLQGGVGRTVEAV
- a CDS encoding nitrate reductase associated protein — translated: MALNEAPLLFNFEVASSENFTYIPMSVRFNLDRFGLRITLAQWQLLPLEDRKLLARFPVEEDAEIEPNFDHALFEMLRTHANVEPDWFTPEEAPAWRRTDAVPEDVAHQAGLAGLPTPGVAQWAELGPFKRYVLAKLSRKPEGNHDFIPAMKEFGAAG